The Raphanus sativus cultivar WK10039 unplaced genomic scaffold, ASM80110v3 Scaffold0187, whole genome shotgun sequence genome contains a region encoding:
- the LOC130501410 gene encoding (DL)-glycerol-3-phosphatase 2-like, with protein MLSASPTRFVAQRISFRPSNTIPTIFLPPFPRGFPQRSLTKASLNARIVAAMSTTTTTTAVNAVTDAGRGNITHVIFDMDGLLLDTEKFYTEVQEKILARYNKTFDWSLKAKMMGRKAIEAATLFVEECGISDSLSPEAFIVERESMLQDLFPTSDLMPGASRLLRHLHGKGIPICVATGTHTRHFDLKTQRHRELFSLMHHIVRGDDPEVKQGKPAPDGFLAAARRFEDGPVDPRKALVFEDAPSGVMAAKNAGMNVIMVPDPRLDKSYCGVADQVLASLLDFKPEEWGLPPFEDSQN; from the exons ATGTTATCAGCATCTCCAACTAGATTCGTTGCTCAAAGAATCTCATTCCGACCATCTAATACGATTCCGACAATCTTCCTTCCTCCCTTTCCCAGAGGTTTCCCGCAGAGATCGTTGACCAAAGCTTCACTAAACGCTCGAATCGTAGCAGCTATGtcgaccaccaccaccaccaccgccgtcAACGCCGTCACAGACGCCGGCAGAGGTAACATCACTCACGTCATATTCGACATGGACGGGCTCCTTCTAG acacTGAGAAGTTTTACACGGAGGTACAGGAGAAGATACTTGCTAGATACAATAAAACGTTTGACTGGTCTTTGAAAGCCAAGATGATGGGTAGGAAAGCCATAGAAGCTGCCACGCTTTTCGTCGAAGAATGTGGAATCAGCGACTCTCTTTCACCAGAAGCCTTCATTGTAGAGAGAGAGTCAATGCTGCAAGACCTCTTCCCTACAAGTGACCTTATGCCAG GAGCTAGCAGACTTCTCAGACATCTCCATGGGAAAGGAATCCCAATTTGTGTAGCCACAGG TACACACACACGACATTTTGATCTGAAAACGCAAAGACACCGGGAGCTTTTCTCCTTGATGCATCACATAGTGCGGGGAGATGATCCAGAGGTGAAGCAAGGGAAGCCTGCTCCTGACGGTTTTCTTGCTGCTGCTAGGAGATTTGAG GACGGGCCTGTAGATCCACGCAAAGCTCTGGTGTTTGAAGATGCTCCTTCCGGTGTCATGGCAGCTAAAAACGCTGGAAT GAATGTAATAATGGTACCGGATCCGAGATTGGACAAGTCCTACTGTGGTGTTGCCGATCAAGTTCTAGCCTCTCTTCTAGATTTCAAACCAGAGGAATGGGGCTTACCTCCGTTCGAGGATTCACAAAACTAA
- the LOC108852449 gene encoding xyloglucan endotransglucosylase/hydrolase protein 14-like, with product MAVPATKKPLLLSFLGFGFFVLVASAGSFYESFDITWGDGRADIYESGQLLTCTLDKVSGSGFQSKREYLYGKIDMKLKLVAGNSAGTVTAYYLSSKGATWDEIDFEFLGNLTGQPYTIHTNVFTGGKGDREMQFRLWFDPTAGFHTYTVHWNPLNIIFLVDGIPIRVFKNNEKNGVAYPTSQPMKIYSSLWEADDWATQGGRVKTDWSNAPFRAHYRNFDDKSSCSRTSNLTWVTCDGNKNSWMWTTLNDRQIGQMNWVQKEFMIYNYCTDYKRFPQGFAKECYL from the exons ATGGCGGTTCCCGCGACAAAAAAGCCTCTGTTGTTGTCTTTCCTCGGCTTTGGCTTCTTTGTTCTCGTTGCATCTGCCGGAAGCTTCTACGAGAGCTTTGATATCACTTGGGGAGATGGTCGTGCCGACATATACGAGAGTGGACAGCTTCTCACTTGCACTCTTGACAAGGTCTCCGGCTCAGGGTTTCAGTCCAAGAGGGAGTACTTGTACGGTAAGATCGACATGAAGCTCAAGCTCGTCGCTGGAAACTCAGCTGGAACCGTAACCGCCTACTAC CTTTCGTCTAAAGGTGCGACATGGGATGAGATTGACTTTGAGTTCTTGGGAAATCTCACAGGACAGCCTTACACTATCCACACCAATGTCTTCACCGGTGGTAAAGGTGACCGCGAGATGCAGTTCCGCCTCTGGTTCGATCCCACCGCTGGTTTCCACACCTACACCGTCCACTGGAACCCTCTTAACATCAT CTTCCTTGTGGATGGGATCCCAATTCGGGTGTTCAAGAACAACGAGAAAAATGGAGTGGCATACCCTACGTCCCAACCCATGAAGATATACTCAAGCCTTTGGGAAGCTGATGACTGGGCCACGCAGGGCGGTCGCGTGAAGACAGACTGGAGCAACGCACCATTCAGAGCACATTACAGGAACTTCGACGACAAAAGCTCATGTAGCAGGACATCAAACTTGACATGGGTGACTTGTGACGGAAACAAGAACTCGTGGATGTGGACCACTCTCAATGACCGCCAGATCGGTCAGATGAACTGGGTGCAAAAAGAATTCATGATCTACAACTATTGTACCGATTACAAGAGGTTCCCTCAGGGTTTTGCCAAGGAGTGTTACCTTTGA